One genomic segment of Sminthopsis crassicaudata isolate SCR6 chromosome 2, ASM4859323v1, whole genome shotgun sequence includes these proteins:
- the CHRNA3 gene encoding neuronal acetylcholine receptor subunit alpha-3, with amino-acid sequence MSQLVKVDEVNQIMETNLWLKHIWNDYKLKWNPADYDGAQFMRVPSQKIWKPDIVLYNNAVGDFQVDDKTKALLKYTGEVTWIPPAIFKSSCKIDVTYFPFDYQNCTMKFGSWSYDKAKIDLVLIGSSMNLKDYWESGEWAIINAPGYKHDIKYNCCEEIYPDITYSLYIRRLPLFYTINMIIPCLLISFLTVLVFYLPSDCGEKVTLCISVLLSLTVFLLVITETIPSTSLVIPLIGEYLLFTMIFVTLSIVITVFVLNVHYRTPKTHTMPQWVKTIFLNWLPKIMFMARPASSEETSQKCRPFSSAELSNLNCFRGSEAKCCKGGSTCQDGACGVCRHQRIKLSNLSSNLPRSSSSESVDAMLSFSVLSPEMKDAIESVKYIAENMKAQNEAKEIQDDWKYVAMVIDRIFLWIFILVCILGTAGLFLQPLMTGDEV; translated from the exons ATGTCCCAACTGGTAAAAGTG GATGAAGTTAACCAGATTATGGAAACCAACCTCTGGCTGAAACAC ATCTGGAATGACTACAAGCTGAAGTGGAATCCAGCGGACTACGATGGGGCTCAGTTCATGCGTGTGCCCTCCCAGAAAATATGGAAGCCTGACATCGTGCTATACAATAA TGCAGTTGGGGATTTCCAAGTTGATGACAAGACAAAGGCCCTTTTGAAATACACAGGAGAAGTGACTTGGATCCCTCCCGCCATCTTTAAGAGTTCTTGCAAAATTGATGTAACTTACTTCCCATTTGACTATCAAAATTGCACCATGAAGTTTGGTTCCTGGTCCTATGATAAAGCTAAAATCGACCTGGTCTTGATTGGCTCTTCGATGAACCTCAAAGATTACTGGGAAAGTGGTGAATGGGCCATTATCAATGCCCCCGGGTACAAACATGACATCAAGTACAACTGCTGTGAAGAGATCTACCCTGACATCACTTACTCTCTTTACATCAGGCGCCTGCCTCTGTTCTACACCATCAATATGATCATTCCCTGCCTCCTGATTTCTTTTCTGACAGTGCTGGTGTTCTACCTGCCTTCCGACTGTGGGGAGAAAGTGACCCTCTGCATCTCGGTCCTTTTGTCCCTGACCGTGTTCCTCTTGGTGATCACTGAAACCATCCCTTCCACATCTCTGGTCATCCCCCTGATCGGGGAATACCTCCTGTTCACCATGATTTTTGTCACCCTCTCTATCGTCATTACTGTCTTTGTTCTCAACGTACACTACCGTACCCCCAAGACCCATACGATGCCCCAATGGGTGAAGACCATATTCCTGAACTGGCTGCCCAAAATCATGTTCATGGCCAGACCTGCCAGCAGCGAGGAGACTTCTCAGAAGTGCAGGCCATTCTCCAGCGCTGAGCTATCCAACCTCAACTGCTTCAGGGGTTCGGAAGCAAAATGCTGCAAGGGGGGCTCGACTTGTCAGGATGGGGCATGTGGCGTCTGCCGCCACCAGAGGATCAAGCTCTCCAACCTGAGCTCCAACCTTCCAAGGAGCTCCAGCTCGGAATCTGTGGATGCCATGCTTTCCTTCTCAGTTCTGTCTCCAGAAATGAAAGATGCGATTGAAAGCGTCAAATACATTGCAGAAAATATGAAGGCACAGAACGAGGCCAAAGAG ATTCAAGATGACTGGAAATATGTTGCCATGGTCATCGACCGCATCTTCCTGTGGATTTTCATTCTGGTTTGTATTTTAGGAACAGCAGGGTTGTTTTTGCAACCTCTGATGACTGGAGATGAAGTATAG